The genomic DNA CGATCTGACCAAGACCGTGGCCGAAAAATCCTTTGACGCAAAAGTCGACGGCGACAGCGTGGTCCTGCCCGGCATCATGAGCCGGAAAAAGCAGATTATCCCCGCGCTCAAGGTCTAAGCCGGCCGCGCAAACGTATGTACAGGTTGTGTACCGGATGTGTACAGGATCTGTACGCCTTACAAACCGTTCACAAAGGTTAACGCATGACCCAGATCATCGACCAATTCGCCGACATCTCGGGGCAGTATGATGCCGCCTTTGTGGACCTTTGGGGATGTATGCACAACGGCGTCACGGCCCTGCCAGACGCCGTGGCTGCCATGCAGAAATACCGGGCGGAGGGCGGCATTGTAGTGCTTGTCACTAATTCCCCCCGTCCATGGGATTCCGTCGCGCGCCAGATCAACGGTCTGGGCGTACCAGATGACGCGTGGGACGCGATTGCCACCTCTGGCGACAGTGCACGCGCGGCCATGTTCCGCGGCATCGTGGGTGAAAAAATATGGTTCATGGGCGAAAGCCCCCGAGATGATGATTTCTTTCAGCCCCTGCAAATCATTGAAAACCCTGTGAATATCCAGAAGGTTCCGCTGGATCAGGCCGAAGGCATTGTTTGCTGCGGCCCTTTTGATCCGCTGGCCGATGTCGATGTGAACCGTCCTGAATTCCTCTATGCAAAGACCAAGGGCCTCAAACTGCTTTGCGCCAACCCAGATATCATCGTGGACCGTGGCGAAGTGCGCGAATGGTGCGCCGGTGCGCTGGCCGCGCTTTACACTGAAATGGGCGGCGAGAGCCTTTACTTCGGCAAGCCGCACCCGCCGATCTATGACCTCGCGCGCCGCAGGCTCGCTGCGTTATCAAATGCGCCATCAGATCCGCGTATTATCGGGATCGGTGACGGGATCGGCACGGATATTCTGGGGGGACTGCAAGAAGATATCGACACGCTGTTTATCTCGGGCGGATTGGCCGCAGCAGAGACAAAGACCGACCGCCAGCCTGACCCGGAGGCATTAGAGGCCTATTTGAACGAGGCGCAGATCAGCACGACCTACACCATCGGGCAGTTGCGGTAACAGGAATCGCTTGATCTTTCTGCATCGGCAAAGTAATAAAATTTCAATATCGACTTGATACTGGATTTTTTGTTACCTAATGGAGCCTGATATGCTGGATAACGCCCCCCGCGGAACGATCTGCATCGAAGATATCGAAATCGGGATGACCCGCTCGCTCCGCAAGGTGATCACGGACCGCGATATCGAAATGTTTGCAGAGGTGTCGACCGATAGAAACCCTGTGCACCTTGATGAAGACTATGCGCAGGACACCATCTTTGGCGGGCGTATCGCCCATGGGATGCTGACGGCGGGGCTGGTCAGCGCCGTGATCGGTGAACAACTGCCGGGGCATGGCACGGTTTATCTGGGGCAAAGCCTGAAATTCCTCGCCCCTGTGCGCCCCGGCGACATGGTGCTGGCCGAAGTTGAAGTGACCGATATCGACCATTCCAAACGGCGCGTCACCATGAACACGCGCTGCATTGTGAACGACAAAAAGGTGCTGGTCGGCGATGCCACTGTTCTCGCACCCAGCCGGAAATTCGACTAGCGCTGTTCAAGCCTGACGGCTTTCCACGCGAGTAAGCCCGCAAGGGCTGACAAGCGGTGCTTGCACGGCCTTGCGTGGTCCGTTACCCAAAGCCATGCGCATCATTCGTGACACCGTTTTCATTGATCCTGCTGACCGTGGCGCCGCCGCGGCGATCGGCAATTTTGACGGGGTGCATATCGGCCATCAAGCTGTCATTGACCTGACCCGTAAAGCCGCCAAAGAGGCGGACGCACCCCTCGGCATCATGACGTTCGAGCCGCACCCCCGCAGCTATTTTTCCCGCGATCCCAACCCTTTCCGCCTGATGAACGCGGAAGCGCGTGCCAATCGTTTGGCGAAACTGGGTGTTGAAAAACTTTATGAAGTTCCCTTCAACGCAGCCCTTGCCGCCCTTACACCCCGTGCCTTTGCACAAACAGTGATCGCCGATCAACTGGGGCTCAAACATGTGGTTGTCGGTGCCGATTTCTGCTTTGGCAGAGACCGCGCGGGCACGGTGGCAGACCTGCAAAAATTCGGTGCCGAAATGGGCTTTGGCGTGACCGTCGCACCCATCGTCGCAATCGACCGCGCCAATGTCTCCTCCACCGCGATCCGGCAAGCCCTGAGCGATGGCAAACCCCGCGACGCCGCCGCAATGCTGGGCCACTGGCACCGTATCGTGGGCGAGGTCATTCGTGGTGATCAACGCGGCCGCGATCTGGGGTACCCCACCGCCAATATGTCGATCACAGGCCTGCACCCGCCGAAATTTGGTGTTTATGCTGTGAAAGTCGACGTCCTTGATGGCCCGCACAAAGGCACCTACAACGGCGCTGCCTCGATCGGCGTGCGCCCGATGTTTGGCGAAAATGTCCCGAATTGCGAAACCTTCATCTTTGACTTCAAAGGTGACCTTTACGGGTCTACCCTTTCGGTTGCCTTGGTTGATTTCCTGCGGCCTGAGTTGAAGTTCGACAGCCTCGAAGCGCTCATCACCCAGATGGATGCCGATTGTGTCACCGCCCGAGAGATCCTTGCCGATGTCCGTTGAAATCCCCCGCGACGGCCTGACGCCGCGGTTTTGGGAAACCAAACCGATGTCGAAACTGAACAAACAGGAATGGGAAGCGCTCTGCGATGGGTGCGGCAAATGCTGCCTGAACAAGCTTGAAGATGACGACGGCACCGTGGCGATGACCCGCATCGCCTGCCGTTTGCTGGATGGTGAAAACTGCCTGTGCAGCAACTATCCGAACCGGCACAAGTTCGTTCCTGAGTGTATCGTGCTGACCCCGAAAACCATCCTCGAGAACCTGTACTGGCTGCCCATGACCTGCGGCTACCGTTTGGTCCATGAACGCCGCCCGCTGTACGACTGGCACCCGCTGATCTCGGGCGATCCGGAATCGGTCCATCGGGCCGGGGTGTCGGTCAGGGGCATGACCATTCCAGAATTTCAGGTCGATGAGGACGATTGGGAAGACCACATTATCGAGGAGCCACTCTAGATGTTTTTTGCTTCAGACAACGCAGGCCCCGCCCATCCCAAGGTGATGGAGGCGCTGGTCGCCGCCAACACCGGCTATGCCATGGGCTATGGCGCGGACCCGATCATGGAGACCGTGCGCGCGCAGGTCCGCGAATTGTTTGAAGCACCCGAAGCTGCCGTTTACCTGATCATCAACGGCACTGCGGCGAACTCTGTGTTGCTTGCCTCAATGACACAGCCTTGGCAGACGGTCTTCTGCAGCGAATGCGCGCATATCCACGAAGACGAATGCAACGCGCCGGAATTTTACACCCAAGCCAAGCTGACCCTTGTGCCAACGGCGGACGGCAAGATGAAGCCGGATGCTCTGCGCAGCAAGATTCTTGGCGAAGAAAACCGTGGTGTGCACGGCCCGCAACGGGGCCCGCTGTCGATTACGCAAGTCACTGAAAAGGGGACGATCTACACGCTTGATGAAATTCAGGCGCTGACCACTACCGCCCGCGAATTCGGCATGCAAACCCACCTTGATGGCGCGCGGTTCGCCAACGCGATGACCGCGCTCGGCTGTTCGCCTGCGGACATGACATGGAAAGCCGGCGTTGATACCGTCAGCTTCGGCGGCACCAAGAACGGCGCAATGGGAGTTGAGGCCTGTGTCATATTCAACCCCGAAATCGCGTGGGAATTCGAGCTGCGGCGCAAGCGCGGCGGACACCTGCTGTCCAAGCACCGTTATCTTTCGGCCCAGATGCAGGCCTATCTTCAGGATGACCTTTGGCTTGATATGGCGCGCTCCGCCAACGCCCGCTGCGCCCAGTTGGCCGAAGGGCTACGCCAGCACGATGCCGTCAAACTCCTGTTTGAGCCGCAAGCCAACATGATCTTCTTCCAGATGCCACGGCGCGCGCATAAACGCATGCTGGATGGTGGTGCAGTCTATTACGTCATGAATGGCGATCCCGAGGCGGGCGATCCGGAAGAACCGCTGATCGGACGTCTGGTCTGTGACTGGTCCATGACCGAAACGGGCATTAACCAGTTTCTTGATCTGCTGAACGGATAATCTGCGCGATCTGCGCAACATGTGTCAGGGCAACCATGTGCCCTGCATTTGCCACAACATGGTCTGTCGCCCGCGGAATCCGCGCGACAAGCGCATCATGAATAGCCTTGATGACGGGTTGCGTTTGTCCACCGCGGATGAGCGTGACAGGGATATTCAATGCACCGAGCCGTGCTGTCGAGGTGACACCGTCGGCATCTTCCTCAATAGCGGCACCGCCAGCGACGACCAAATGGATGCGCTGGATCAGATAGTCCTTCTGCCGATCTGACAGGGCTGTCCATTCGCTATCAGACCACTGCGCATTGAAAATCTCGGCTGCGCGCGCCTCATCCCCCATCAGCATCGCAGCGACAAACGGACGAAACGCTTTCATATGCGCGGCGAACGCGGCGGTGCCCTTTGCCGCGGCAAAGAACACAGGCTCAATCAGGGTAAGTCTTGAAACGCACTCAGGGCTTTCAACGGCCAGTCGCAGGGCGGCTGTCGCACCGAATGAATGGCCGATGATGTGCGCGGGGCCGGTACAGCTTTGTCTCGCCGCCTCAACTGTCAGCGATTGATATTCGCTCTTTCCGTCCCAGTCGGCACTGCGTCCGTGACCGGGCAGATCAAGCAGCGTAGCTTGCCCCCCAAGTGCTTTTGCAAGCGGCAACATTGCTTGGTGGCGCGCCAGCATACAGTGCAGCATCACGGTCGGTTCACCAGAGCCGACCGTGACACTGTGGATGGCATGCCCGAAGGCGTCAGGCATCAGAGTTTTCCGGAAAGATAGGCGTCCAGATCATCAAGGCGGTCTTCGCCCCAGAAACGCTCGCCACTATCAGTAATGAAAAACGGCGCGCCAAAGGCCCCCGCATTCACTGCATCTTCTAGGTTTTTGCCAAAGGTATCCGCACTGGTCAGCATGTCTTTGTCCGCCAACGCCGGATCAAGCCCACATTTTTCCAGACAGGCGCGGACGACATCATCCTGGCTGATATCACGTTCTTCTGCCCAGCACGCGGCGCCGAAAGCCGTGACAAGCTCGGCCACATCTGCACCGGCGTTTTGTGCAGCGATGATCGCATAGGCCGAAGGCGCACCGTTTGTCGGCCAGAACATCGGTTTCAGATTCAGCGGCACCCCCAAACGCTTGGACCGGCGCGCCATATCCTGCAGGCGGTATTCCTGCCGGTTCGGGTGGCGATCCTTGGGTGGCACACCGCCGGTACGCGCAAAGAGCGCCATGATATCCAGCGGCTTGTAAGTAAGCGTCGCACCATGTTTCTGCGCAATATCGCGCGGGCGTGTCCCGCTCAGGTACGTGAAAGGCGACAGTGTTGCGAAGTAATAGTCGATATGTGGCATTTTGCGTCTCCTGTCGCGTGTCAATTCTTTGCGAGACGGTAAGCTTGTGCTACGCGGTGTCAACGCCACGAATCTGTTACATGCCTGTAACTGCCTTCTGCCAAAGGACCACACCCATGCCGACCATGATCGAACCCAAGCTGATTGCCGGTAACGCCAATCAGCCCTTGGCCACTGCTATCGCCCGCCGCATGTCGATGCACCGTGGCATGGATGTCAGCCTATGTGATGCGCGGGTGGAACGGTTCAACGACGGCGAGATTTTCGTCGAAGTTTACGAAAACGTGCGCGGCGAGGACATGTTCATCGTCCAGCCCACATCGAACCCCGCCAACGACAACCTGATGGAACTGCTGATCATCGCTGATGCGCTGCGCAGGTCCTCAGCAGCGCGCATTACTGCCGTGATCCCTTACTTCGGCTACGCCCGTCAGGATCGCCGCTCGAAAGCACGCACGCCGATCACCGCCAAGCTGGTGTCGAATATGATTGTCGAAGCCGGCATTGAACGCGTTCTCACCCTGGATTTGCATGCCACGCAGATTCAGGGTTTTTTCGATATTCCGGTGGATAACCTCTATGCCTCGCCGATCTATGCGCTGGATGCGATGCATAATTTCCGTGGCCAGATGGAAGACGTGATGGTCGTGTCCCCTGACGTCGGTGGCGTGGCCCGTGCGCGTGATCTGGCACAGCGTATCGGCGCGCCTTTGTCGATCGTGGACAAACGCCGCGGCAAACCCGGCGAAGTCGCCGAAATGACTGTGATTGGCGATGTGAAAGACAAGGTCTGTGTAATCGTGGATGACATCGTCGATACCGCTGGAACGCTTTGCAAAGCCGCCGAAGTTCTGATGGAAAATGGGGCGAAAGAAGTGCACGCCTATATCACCCACGGCGTGTTGTCGGGCCCTGCAGTTGAGCGCGTTTCTAAATCCGTGATGAAATCGCTGGTCATCACAGACACGATCCGGGCGACCGACGCCGTAAAAGCCTGCCCAAACATCCGTATTGTGCCGACAGCGCCGATGTTTGCGCAAGCGATCCTGAACACGTGGAACGGTACATCTGTATCGTCGCTGTTTGATCACAAGACGCTCGGGCCGATCTACGAGGGGCTTTACGCGGCAGAATAGATCTGGCGCTAGTAAAGTTCCCACCCATCATCACTGGGCAATTCCCCAAATGACGTCCAGGCGACGCGCACACGCGCGACCTGGGTGTCTGACCACGTCCGGAAGACGATAGTAAACCCTGTCTCAGTGATATCTTCGGCCTGCACATCGGCACGGATATTGGTGTTGTTGGAAATATCCCACATGGACATAGAAACCTGCACATGGGGCGGCGTGGCGTAGGCTTTTGAAAACTGTACTGCAGCGCGGGACTGTCTCGGGCCTTCGCCGCGCCACATCTGCCCGTCATCCTCAAAATCCGAAAACAGAACCACATCTCCGTGGTCTATGCCGATTGTACCACCTTCAAGGCGTCGCATTGCTATTCCTGCGTTTGCTTAACCGATACTAACACTTGGTTAATCATTCGTTGATAACTCAACCTTAACGTTTTGAAAACTGTCGTTAGGGTTAGATCGTGTTACACCGTTTTGTTAAAAATTTTGGATGCTGCGCACTGCTCGCACTTGTCATGGCATGTGGCGGCGGATCAGGGGCAACGTCAGACCCCGGCGACGGCGGTGGTGGTGATGGCGGGGGCGACGGTGGCGATGGTGGCGGTGGCGGTGGTGGCCCGCCTCCCAGCCCTTTCTTTGCACCGACCGAAGAACAAGCGCTCTACTTCCGCAATGTCATGCCGGACGAGCTGTCTTTGGTGCAGAGCACCTATAGTCAGGGCGGTCGAACACCTTTTGCAGATCTGCCTATAGGGACAATCGCATATAGCGGGTTCATGGAAGTTCTGTTTACCAGCACCCCGAATGCCAACATCGCAAGTCCGGCAACCCTGACTGTCGATATGGGAACAGGTGCCACAACCGGCAGTGCGCAAGCGTTCATGGGCTACGTCTA from Yoonia rosea includes the following:
- a CDS encoding TIGR01459 family HAD-type hydrolase, which produces MTQIIDQFADISGQYDAAFVDLWGCMHNGVTALPDAVAAMQKYRAEGGIVVLVTNSPRPWDSVARQINGLGVPDDAWDAIATSGDSARAAMFRGIVGEKIWFMGESPRDDDFFQPLQIIENPVNIQKVPLDQAEGIVCCGPFDPLADVDVNRPEFLYAKTKGLKLLCANPDIIVDRGEVREWCAGALAALYTEMGGESLYFGKPHPPIYDLARRRLAALSNAPSDPRIIGIGDGIGTDILGGLQEDIDTLFISGGLAAAETKTDRQPDPEALEAYLNEAQISTTYTIGQLR
- a CDS encoding MaoC family dehydratase, whose product is MLDNAPRGTICIEDIEIGMTRSLRKVITDRDIEMFAEVSTDRNPVHLDEDYAQDTIFGGRIAHGMLTAGLVSAVIGEQLPGHGTVYLGQSLKFLAPVRPGDMVLAEVEVTDIDHSKRRVTMNTRCIVNDKKVLVGDATVLAPSRKFD
- a CDS encoding bifunctional riboflavin kinase/FAD synthetase, yielding MRIIRDTVFIDPADRGAAAAIGNFDGVHIGHQAVIDLTRKAAKEADAPLGIMTFEPHPRSYFSRDPNPFRLMNAEARANRLAKLGVEKLYEVPFNAALAALTPRAFAQTVIADQLGLKHVVVGADFCFGRDRAGTVADLQKFGAEMGFGVTVAPIVAIDRANVSSTAIRQALSDGKPRDAAAMLGHWHRIVGEVIRGDQRGRDLGYPTANMSITGLHPPKFGVYAVKVDVLDGPHKGTYNGAASIGVRPMFGENVPNCETFIFDFKGDLYGSTLSVALVDFLRPELKFDSLEALITQMDADCVTAREILADVR
- a CDS encoding YcgN family cysteine cluster protein, producing MSVEIPRDGLTPRFWETKPMSKLNKQEWEALCDGCGKCCLNKLEDDDGTVAMTRIACRLLDGENCLCSNYPNRHKFVPECIVLTPKTILENLYWLPMTCGYRLVHERRPLYDWHPLISGDPESVHRAGVSVRGMTIPEFQVDEDDWEDHIIEEPL
- a CDS encoding threonine aldolase family protein encodes the protein MFFASDNAGPAHPKVMEALVAANTGYAMGYGADPIMETVRAQVRELFEAPEAAVYLIINGTAANSVLLASMTQPWQTVFCSECAHIHEDECNAPEFYTQAKLTLVPTADGKMKPDALRSKILGEENRGVHGPQRGPLSITQVTEKGTIYTLDEIQALTTTAREFGMQTHLDGARFANAMTALGCSPADMTWKAGVDTVSFGGTKNGAMGVEACVIFNPEIAWEFELRRKRGGHLLSKHRYLSAQMQAYLQDDLWLDMARSANARCAQLAEGLRQHDAVKLLFEPQANMIFFQMPRRAHKRMLDGGAVYYVMNGDPEAGDPEEPLIGRLVCDWSMTETGINQFLDLLNG
- a CDS encoding alpha/beta fold hydrolase translates to MPDAFGHAIHSVTVGSGEPTVMLHCMLARHQAMLPLAKALGGQATLLDLPGHGRSADWDGKSEYQSLTVEAARQSCTGPAHIIGHSFGATAALRLAVESPECVSRLTLIEPVFFAAAKGTAAFAAHMKAFRPFVAAMLMGDEARAAEIFNAQWSDSEWTALSDRQKDYLIQRIHLVVAGGAAIEEDADGVTSTARLGALNIPVTLIRGGQTQPVIKAIHDALVARIPRATDHVVANAGHMVALTHVAQIAQIIRSADQETG
- a CDS encoding 2-hydroxychromene-2-carboxylate isomerase, producing the protein MPHIDYYFATLSPFTYLSGTRPRDIAQKHGATLTYKPLDIMALFARTGGVPPKDRHPNRQEYRLQDMARRSKRLGVPLNLKPMFWPTNGAPSAYAIIAAQNAGADVAELVTAFGAACWAEERDISQDDVVRACLEKCGLDPALADKDMLTSADTFGKNLEDAVNAGAFGAPFFITDSGERFWGEDRLDDLDAYLSGKL
- a CDS encoding ribose-phosphate pyrophosphokinase → MPTMIEPKLIAGNANQPLATAIARRMSMHRGMDVSLCDARVERFNDGEIFVEVYENVRGEDMFIVQPTSNPANDNLMELLIIADALRRSSAARITAVIPYFGYARQDRRSKARTPITAKLVSNMIVEAGIERVLTLDLHATQIQGFFDIPVDNLYASPIYALDAMHNFRGQMEDVMVVSPDVGGVARARDLAQRIGAPLSIVDKRRGKPGEVAEMTVIGDVKDKVCVIVDDIVDTAGTLCKAAEVLMENGAKEVHAYITHGVLSGPAVERVSKSVMKSLVITDTIRATDAVKACPNIRIVPTAPMFAQAILNTWNGTSVSSLFDHKTLGPIYEGLYAAE
- a CDS encoding H-type lectin domain-containing protein, with translation MRRLEGGTIGIDHGDVVLFSDFEDDGQMWRGEGPRQSRAAVQFSKAYATPPHVQVSMSMWDISNNTNIRADVQAEDITETGFTIVFRTWSDTQVARVRVAWTSFGELPSDDGWELY